A stretch of the Archangium violaceum genome encodes the following:
- a CDS encoding toll/interleukin-1 receptor domain-containing protein, which translates to MNASSPKVFVSYSWTSPAHKERVRTLVDRLIDHGVHAIFDDYDVKEGQDLNAFMEQMVLDPSVTKVLAICDKTYSEKANNRRGGVGTESQIISAEVYKKTDQNKFIALVFETAENGDPYLPVFFKSRLYIDMSSPEKESANYEQLIRAIYEIPLHKRPALGKPPAFLLEDEQVPVKTRHQLRAVKEAVQNSKPYVKATIREYFDRFSEALEDFRIKEPFDKSLDELVSDNVANFLPPRDNFIELVDFLVKYTDIADTIQDIRTFFEDASKYLHRPPTMSSWNDTWSDNYRFILYELFLYTAAILIKNGKFSALNSLLAQEYYISNDHRGSSFEGFAWFHGYTKLLQEVRSQKLQRASVTADLLKERATTKSATFDEIMQADFVLFLYSLLHSNSFRLWFPFSLVYAGYGRVFPLFSKAESKRYFTDLKTIFGVASKEEFLSKYQEGDSRYNLGGKIKTFATIGSRDIKQLGNFDKLDSRA; encoded by the coding sequence ATGAATGCATCCTCGCCCAAGGTATTCGTCTCATATAGCTGGACATCCCCGGCTCACAAGGAGCGGGTACGCACTCTCGTTGACAGATTGATCGACCACGGAGTGCACGCAATATTCGATGACTATGATGTCAAGGAAGGACAAGACCTAAACGCTTTCATGGAACAAATGGTGCTCGATCCCAGCGTCACTAAAGTCTTGGCCATTTGCGACAAAACGTATTCAGAAAAAGCCAACAATCGCCGTGGCGGTGTCGGCACTGAGTCACAGATCATCTCGGCTGAGGTCTACAAGAAAACCGACCAGAACAAATTCATCGCGCTGGTTTTTGAAACGGCCGAAAATGGCGATCCCTATTTGCCAGTTTTCTTCAAAAGCAGGCTTTACATCGATATGTCCTCTCCCGAAAAGGAGAGCGCGAACTACGAACAATTGATTCGTGCCATATATGAAATTCCTCTACACAAGCGCCCGGCTCTAGGAAAACCTCCAGCATTCTTACTCGAAGATGAGCAGGTGCCCGTCAAAACGAGACATCAACTGCGCGCCGTCAAGGAGGCTGTGCAGAATTCAAAACCCTATGTCAAGGCAACCATTCGCGAGTACTTTGACCGGTTCTCCGAGGCTCTTGAAGACTTCCGCATCAAGGAGCCTTTTGACAAGAGTCTCGACGAACTCGTCAGCGACAACGTCGCCAATTTTCTGCCCCCCCGGGACAACTTCATCGAATTGGTTGATTTCTTGGTGAAGTATACAGACATTGCCGACACCATTCAGGACATTCGAACCTTCTTTGAGGATGCGTCGAAGTATCTTCATCGCCCTCCAACAATGAGTTCCTGGAATGACACATGGTCCGACAATTATCGGTTCATACTTTACGAGCTGTTCCTTTACACTGCAGCCATCCTAATCAAGAACGGCAAGTTCAGCGCACTGAACAGCCTTCTTGCACAAGAGTACTATATCAGCAATGACCACAGGGGTAGTTCTTTTGAAGGATTCGCTTGGTTTCACGGCTACACCAAGCTCCTGCAGGAGGTTCGCAGCCAGAAACTCCAAAGAGCGAGCGTGACGGCAGATCTTCTCAAGGAGCGTGCGACAACAAAGAGCGCTACATTTGACGAGATCATGCAGGCTGATTTTGTCTTGTTCCTTTACAGTCTGCTTCATTCAAACAGTTTTAGGCTTTGGTTTCCATTCAGTCTTGTTTACGCTGGTTACGGTCGGGTATTTCCGCTTTTTTCCAAGGCTGAATCCAAACGCTATTTCACGGACCTCAAGACGATCTTTGGAGTTGCCAGTAAGGAAGAGTTCCTCTCAAAATATCAAGAGGGAGACTCAAGGTACAATCTTGGCGGCAAGATCAAGACTTTCGCCACTATCGGCTCAAGGGACATCAAACAGTTGGGCAACTTTGACAAGCTGGACTCCAGAGCGTAA
- a CDS encoding XRE family transcriptional regulator — protein sequence MLPHNALFSIAHAFNPEQLTLARELRGLLKHELAEKVGKSPSAIGQFENGRARPEPQTLFALSLALGFPPGFFAREAKAPPVVPDRCQFRSQRSSSVREQRYVLARGELLKELVALLEEDVDFPEPKVPHAPGPVRSIEDVEACAEMARREMGLKDGPIGSMVNELENLGVMVIPMDADCRRVDAFSTWIDKRPYVFLNSFKGSTSRARFDAAHELGHLVMHPDVVPGSPELERQADQFASAFLLPRSSFSKECPRRLNFDHLRELKVRWKVSLAALLYRGRELGFFSEAAVRRAYIQMNRLGIRRNEPDEPPVEVPHLLQAALNTILTEETTEGELAAKMGLSVQELLALVEGRDLPSSITSTTTSVLSRLNSEVGLPTQSGPENQEEHVHEGNDFFALRGNLKE from the coding sequence ATGCTTCCGCATAACGCCCTCTTCTCCATCGCCCACGCATTCAACCCAGAGCAACTAACGCTGGCGCGCGAACTGCGTGGCCTGCTCAAGCACGAACTCGCTGAAAAGGTGGGCAAATCTCCGAGCGCCATCGGGCAGTTTGAGAATGGGCGAGCGCGCCCCGAGCCACAGACGCTCTTCGCACTCAGCCTCGCGTTGGGCTTCCCACCTGGCTTCTTCGCTCGAGAGGCGAAGGCGCCCCCAGTAGTACCCGACCGATGTCAGTTCCGCAGCCAGCGCTCCTCCAGCGTGCGCGAGCAACGTTACGTGCTCGCTCGAGGGGAGCTGCTCAAGGAACTCGTTGCATTGCTTGAGGAAGATGTAGACTTCCCCGAGCCCAAAGTGCCGCATGCACCTGGGCCAGTGCGCAGCATTGAGGATGTCGAAGCATGCGCGGAGATGGCACGTCGCGAGATGGGGCTGAAGGATGGTCCCATCGGTAGCATGGTGAATGAGTTGGAAAATCTCGGGGTAATGGTCATCCCCATGGATGCTGATTGCCGACGCGTGGACGCATTCTCCACGTGGATCGACAAACGACCTTATGTGTTCCTCAACAGCTTCAAGGGTTCCACAAGTCGCGCCAGGTTCGATGCCGCGCACGAACTAGGCCACCTCGTCATGCACCCGGACGTGGTGCCCGGCAGCCCCGAACTTGAGCGCCAAGCGGACCAGTTCGCCAGCGCATTCCTCCTGCCACGCAGTTCCTTCAGTAAGGAATGTCCGCGTCGGCTCAACTTTGACCACCTGCGCGAGTTGAAGGTGCGTTGGAAGGTGTCGCTCGCAGCGTTGCTCTACCGCGGCCGTGAGCTGGGCTTCTTCTCGGAGGCAGCAGTGCGCCGCGCCTACATACAAATGAACCGTCTAGGCATCCGGCGCAACGAGCCTGACGAGCCACCCGTCGAGGTGCCGCATCTCCTTCAAGCGGCACTCAACACCATACTCACAGAAGAGACTACCGAAGGGGAACTCGCTGCGAAGATGGGCCTATCCGTGCAAGAACTACTCGCGCTGGTGGAGGGTCGGGACCTACCAAGCTCCATCACGAGCACCACCACTAGTGTGCTTTCCCGCCTGAACTCCGAGGTGGGACTCCCAACCCAATCAGGCCCAGAGAACCAAGAGGAGCATGTACATGAAGGGAACGATTTCTTCGCGCTCCGTGGAAATCTAAAGGAGTAA
- a CDS encoding ankyrin repeat domain-containing protein → MSKELFTAIKQHDTSRIKALLAEGADPNEPQSEPPGLRPLHVAIYELADGGELDVILALLKHGADVNAWDVERDRTPLLVAVCENELAAADALVKAGAEPNVRSSDGITPLRSSVEDGNLDMASLLLEAGATKTINDWGGLLGFTALGIAIWQLDIPMMKLLLDAGADPEAPDDSRRPTRERLPPRDDSDPQKWDAAFELLKEAKGRNP, encoded by the coding sequence ATGTCGAAAGAACTCTTCACAGCAATCAAGCAGCACGATACGTCCCGGATCAAGGCACTGCTGGCCGAGGGGGCCGATCCGAACGAGCCGCAGTCGGAGCCTCCAGGATTGCGTCCGCTTCATGTGGCCATCTACGAACTCGCGGATGGAGGCGAACTCGACGTCATCTTGGCGCTCCTCAAGCATGGCGCGGATGTCAACGCGTGGGACGTCGAGCGGGACAGGACTCCCTTGTTGGTGGCAGTCTGCGAAAACGAACTGGCAGCAGCCGATGCGCTCGTAAAGGCGGGGGCCGAGCCCAACGTGCGCAGCAGCGACGGAATCACGCCGCTGCGGTCGTCCGTAGAGGATGGCAATCTGGACATGGCCTCGCTCCTCCTGGAGGCAGGGGCCACTAAGACGATCAACGACTGGGGCGGGCTGCTCGGATTCACCGCGCTCGGGATTGCGATATGGCAGTTGGATATCCCGATGATGAAATTGCTTCTCGACGCAGGCGCGGATCCAGAAGCCCCGGACGATTCCCGCAGGCCTACCCGCGAACGCCTGCCGCCACGCGATGACTCCGACCCTCAGAAATGGGATGCCGCGTTCGAACTGCTGAAAGAAGCGAAAGGCCGCAACCCATAG
- a CDS encoding DUF5953 family protein, whose product MEGEQGTGRLTDAPLDLDNPAHLDALKRAYERFPEIGGRAAP is encoded by the coding sequence ATGGAGGGGGAGCAAGGGACTGGGAGGCTCACGGACGCGCCGCTTGACCTGGACAACCCCGCGCACCTGGACGCGCTTAAACGGGCCTACGAGCGCTTCCCGGAGATCGGCGGGCGCGCAGCCCCTTGA
- a CDS encoding DUF2381 family protein translates to MIIDNVLKRERDEAQAEARQCQEDKARLLAERGEPGGLMEAAWLEGAGVVAFKQLGFLTKPPANALGVKGAWSYSYTPTGETHPASVAVRLLLLNPGAEPWTLAGAALVDATGGQVELARWPLAPIPANSAGAFVVGLEAAPAQLGCPCTLKLWEATGPRTITLGNVTFPEGKAKGP, encoded by the coding sequence GTGATCATCGACAACGTGCTCAAGAGAGAGCGTGACGAAGCACAGGCCGAAGCGCGCCAGTGCCAGGAAGACAAAGCGCGGCTTCTGGCCGAGCGTGGGGAGCCGGGCGGGCTCATGGAGGCCGCGTGGCTGGAAGGGGCCGGGGTCGTGGCGTTCAAGCAGCTTGGCTTTCTGACGAAGCCTCCAGCCAACGCGCTCGGGGTGAAGGGGGCCTGGAGTTACAGCTACACGCCCACGGGCGAGACCCACCCGGCAAGCGTGGCTGTGCGGCTGCTCCTCTTAAACCCCGGCGCCGAGCCCTGGACGCTAGCGGGGGCGGCGCTGGTGGACGCGACAGGGGGACAGGTGGAGCTTGCCCGTTGGCCACTGGCGCCCATCCCCGCGAATAGTGCCGGTGCCTTCGTGGTGGGCTTGGAGGCGGCGCCCGCGCAGCTCGGCTGCCCCTGCACCCTCAAACTGTGGGAGGCAACCGGGCCGCGCACCATCACCCTTGGGAACGTCACGTTCCCCGAGGGCAAAGCGAAGGGGCCCTGA
- the istA gene encoding IS21 family transposase, whose product MVTDEQRARIRRLYFAEHWKVGTIAAELGVHHDTVRGALEVERFVRTTARVRPTMLDPYRDLIAQTLAQHPKLRATRLYEMLRARGYQGSALQVRRYVARHRPVSSAEAYLRLSTLPGEQAQVDWAHFGRLRIGGAERPLCAFVLVLSWSRALYARFVLEQSLESFLRCHTLAFQALGGVPRSLLYDNLKSVVLERVGDHIRFHPKLLEFAGHYHFAPKPCAPYRGNEKGKVERSIHYLRHSFFAARTYSSLDDLNSQLSRWIEDTAHARPLPQDTSRRVHRALEEERPRLLPLPGNAFSCDVVRTLHSGKTPYVRFDGNDYSIPHTLVTKPLTPPYSREVQEDDRKRRVTRLTSRVVEGCCSDIHHHKAGGASWVKSSTTSGWSSTAP is encoded by the coding sequence ATGGTGACTGACGAGCAGCGCGCCCGCATCCGCCGCCTCTACTTCGCCGAGCACTGGAAGGTGGGCACCATCGCCGCCGAGCTGGGCGTGCACCACGACACCGTGAGGGGAGCCCTGGAGGTGGAGCGCTTCGTGCGCACCACCGCCCGGGTGAGGCCCACCATGCTTGACCCCTACCGGGATTTGATTGCCCAGACACTGGCGCAGCACCCCAAGCTGCGCGCCACGCGCTTGTACGAGATGCTCCGTGCTCGCGGCTACCAGGGCAGCGCCCTCCAGGTGCGGCGCTACGTGGCCCGGCACCGGCCGGTGTCCTCGGCCGAGGCCTACTTGCGGCTGTCCACGCTGCCGGGTGAGCAGGCCCAGGTGGACTGGGCCCACTTCGGCCGGCTGCGCATTGGCGGGGCCGAGCGCCCCCTGTGCGCCTTCGTCCTGGTGCTCTCCTGGTCGCGCGCTCTCTACGCGCGCTTCGTCCTGGAGCAGTCCCTGGAGAGCTTCCTGCGCTGCCACACCCTGGCCTTCCAGGCGCTGGGCGGGGTGCCGCGCTCCCTGCTGTATGACAATTTGAAGAGCGTGGTGTTGGAGCGCGTGGGCGACCACATCCGCTTCCACCCCAAGCTGCTGGAATTCGCCGGCCACTACCACTTCGCTCCCAAGCCCTGCGCTCCCTACCGCGGCAACGAGAAGGGCAAGGTGGAGCGCTCCATCCACTACCTGCGCCACTCCTTCTTCGCCGCACGTACCTACTCCTCGCTGGATGACCTCAACTCCCAGTTGTCGCGCTGGATTGAGGACACCGCCCACGCACGCCCCCTCCCACAGGACACCTCTCGCCGCGTGCACCGGGCCCTGGAGGAGGAGCGGCCCCGACTGCTTCCCCTGCCAGGGAATGCCTTCAGCTGCGACGTGGTGCGCACCCTGCACAGCGGCAAGACGCCCTACGTCCGCTTCGACGGCAACGACTACTCCATTCCCCACACCCTGGTGACAAAACCTCTCACCCCGCCTTATTCACGAGAGGTGCAGGAGGATGACCGGAAAAGGAGGGTGACGCGCCTGACCTCCCGAGTGGTAGAGGGGTGTTGTTCAGACATCCACCACCACAAGGCAGGAGGCGCGTCATGGGTGAAATCCTCAACGACTTCGGGCTGGAGTTCAACGGCTCCGTGA
- a CDS encoding transposase → MGEILNDFGLEFNGSVKLEARAERLTSEAGAVLLREVDERLGLTRWLGEMLTDTRDEKRITHSLRELVRTDLLLLGQGWRDHDDADALRRDAALRLAVSDSKSSVPLRGKEGGAEGLASQPTLSRLTAMLAREENRKVLHEALVWQTGRRLRRSSPRARSSSR, encoded by the coding sequence ATGGGTGAAATCCTCAACGACTTCGGGCTGGAGTTCAACGGCTCCGTGAAGCTGGAGGCGAGGGCGGAGCGGTTGACGTCGGAGGCAGGTGCGGTGCTGCTGAGGGAGGTGGACGAGCGGTTGGGGCTGACGCGCTGGCTGGGGGAGATGTTGACGGACACGCGAGACGAGAAGCGGATAACCCACTCGCTGAGGGAGTTGGTGCGCACGGACCTTCTGCTGTTGGGGCAAGGGTGGAGAGACCACGACGACGCGGACGCGCTCAGGAGGGACGCGGCGTTGAGGTTGGCGGTGTCGGACAGCAAGAGCAGCGTGCCGCTGAGGGGGAAAGAGGGGGGAGCGGAGGGGTTGGCCTCACAGCCCACCTTGTCGCGGCTGACGGCCATGTTGGCGCGAGAGGAAAACCGGAAGGTGCTGCACGAGGCGCTGGTGTGGCAGACGGGGCGGAGGCTGAGGCGCAGCAGCCCAAGGGCCAGAAGCTCAAGCAGGTGA
- a CDS encoding transposase, with protein sequence MADGAEAEAQQPKGQKLKQVTVDVDGLPVEVHGHQEGSAYNGHYGVRMYHPIVASLAETGDLLDVRLREGNVHSANGALEFIDELLGRVEKEVCEVAAVRFDAGFPEEKLLAKLEERGTPYVARVRNTSVLQREAALPRFMNSGVPQGSRAPTCTNGSTRRRAGAVRGAWCW encoded by the coding sequence GTGGCAGACGGGGCGGAGGCTGAGGCGCAGCAGCCCAAGGGCCAGAAGCTCAAGCAGGTGACGGTGGACGTGGACGGGTTGCCGGTGGAGGTGCATGGGCACCAGGAGGGCAGCGCGTACAACGGGCACTACGGAGTACGCATGTACCACCCGATTGTCGCCAGTCTGGCCGAGACGGGAGACCTGCTGGACGTGAGGTTGCGCGAGGGAAACGTGCACAGCGCCAATGGAGCGCTGGAATTCATCGACGAGTTGCTGGGGCGAGTGGAGAAGGAGGTGTGTGAGGTGGCGGCGGTGCGCTTCGACGCGGGCTTTCCCGAGGAGAAGCTGCTGGCGAAGCTGGAGGAGCGAGGCACGCCCTACGTGGCGCGCGTGCGCAACACCAGCGTGTTGCAGCGGGAGGCGGCGCTGCCGCGCTTCATGAATTCGGGAGTGCCGCAGGGGAGCCGGGCACCCACCTGTACGAATGGGAGTACCAGGCGCAGGGCTGGAGCCGTGCGCGGCGCGTGGTGTTGGTAG
- a CDS encoding ATP-binding protein — protein MTSSLAHSLSGLGLHRTSAELDDLVARATKARLSPTQLLEQIVQLESDERARRSLERRTLRSRLGRFKPMADFDWSWPKSIDRPLVESLLRLDFLQDARNVVLLAAQGLGKTMIAQNLAHEALRSGHSVLFTTASQLLLDLGSRDSSRALESRLRHYARVGLLIIDELGYLSYDARNADLLFQLVNLRYEKRSLVLTTNQPTIFATTGSRHA, from the coding sequence GTGACTTCCTCCCTGGCTCATTCCCTCTCCGGGCTCGGCCTGCACCGCACCAGCGCCGAGCTCGATGACCTCGTCGCTCGCGCCACCAAGGCCCGCCTCTCTCCCACCCAGCTGCTGGAGCAGATTGTCCAGCTGGAGTCCGACGAGCGTGCCCGCCGCTCCCTGGAGCGCCGCACCCTGCGCAGCCGCCTGGGCCGCTTCAAGCCCATGGCCGACTTCGACTGGAGCTGGCCCAAGTCCATAGACAGGCCCCTGGTGGAGAGTCTGCTGCGTCTGGACTTCCTCCAGGACGCTCGCAACGTCGTGCTGCTCGCCGCCCAGGGCCTGGGCAAGACGATGATTGCCCAGAACCTCGCTCACGAGGCCCTGCGCTCCGGCCACTCCGTCCTCTTCACCACCGCCTCCCAGCTGCTACTCGACCTCGGCTCGCGCGACTCTTCCCGCGCCTTGGAGTCCCGCCTGCGCCACTACGCTCGCGTGGGCCTGCTCATCATCGACGAGCTGGGCTACCTCTCCTACGACGCGCGCAACGCCGACCTCCTCTTCCAACTCGTCAACTTGCGCTATGAGAAACGCAGCCTCGTCCTCACCACCAATCAGCCCACCATATTCGCGACGACTGGCTCAAGACATGCATGA
- a CDS encoding transposase: MAGSSLEVRQPPATHDQEPALPGDHQQQGEPGTHLYEWEYQAQGWSRARRVVLVVLERKDELFPHAFWLVTSWSKEQMPAQALLEHYRQRGTAEGHFGELMDVLAPALSSARRPKSKYRGQPPVQRSVSIDAFANNEVRLLLNALAYNLVHAARVLMEQATGEGWGCSVCASGCSK; encoded by the coding sequence ATCGCTGGGAGTAGTCTTGAAGTCAGGCAACCCCCGGCGACACATGACCAGGAACCCGCGCTTCCTGGTGACCATCAACAGCAGGGGGAGCCGGGCACCCACCTGTACGAATGGGAGTACCAGGCGCAGGGCTGGAGCCGTGCGCGGCGCGTGGTGTTGGTAGTGCTGGAGAGGAAGGACGAGCTCTTCCCGCACGCCTTCTGGCTGGTGACGAGCTGGAGCAAGGAGCAGATGCCGGCACAGGCGCTGCTGGAGCACTACCGCCAACGCGGCACGGCGGAGGGCCACTTCGGAGAGCTCATGGACGTGCTGGCCCCGGCGCTCTCCTCGGCCAGACGGCCCAAGTCCAAGTACCGGGGGCAGCCGCCCGTCCAGCGCTCGGTGTCCATCGACGCCTTCGCCAACAACGAGGTACGCCTGTTGCTCAATGCCCTGGCCTACAACCTGGTGCACGCCGCGCGCGTGCTGATGGAGCAGGCCACGGGCGAGGGCTGGGGCTGCTCCGTGTGCGCGAGCGGGTGCTCAAAGTAG
- the istA gene encoding IS21 family transposase codes for MISPELAARIRRLHFAEHWKVGTICSELGVHHDTVRRALTLERVSGTGVKSVRPTLLDAYKDFIQATLEAHPRLTAMRLFHMVKARGYVGGPLQVRRYVRTVRPTSRAEAFLRRSTLPGEEAQVDWGHFGTLPVGNTRRPLCCFVLVLGHSRALYARFFLDMTLESFLKGHVLAFQALGGVPRALLYDNLKSVVLERAGDAIRFHPRLLELAGHYHFAPKPCAPYRGNEKGKVERTIRYLRDSFFAARTFSGVDDLNAQAARWAAEVAHARHLPGDVTGRTVATALEEERPRLLPLPAHPFPTDVVRPVASGKTPYVRFDSNDYSIPHTLVKKPLTLVASETRVRVLDGSEEVASHPRSFEKGRTLEQPGHLAALADAKARAHELRGRDLLRASCPQAEGFLAALAQRDLSLSHHTAQLLKLLELHGARALDEALAEALRKGAVSAPAVAHLLDQRARRQRQPPPLSVVLPDDPRIAASRTRPHSLADYDRLLDKDSTDDDSAR; via the coding sequence ATGATTTCCCCCGAGCTCGCCGCCCGCATCCGCCGACTGCACTTCGCCGAGCACTGGAAGGTGGGCACCATCTGCTCCGAGCTGGGCGTGCACCACGACACCGTCCGGCGCGCCCTGACGCTCGAGCGCGTCAGCGGCACGGGGGTGAAGTCCGTCAGGCCCACGCTGCTGGATGCCTACAAGGACTTCATCCAAGCCACCCTGGAGGCCCACCCACGCCTCACCGCCATGCGCCTCTTCCACATGGTGAAGGCGCGCGGCTACGTGGGTGGCCCGCTCCAGGTGCGCCGTTACGTGCGCACGGTGCGTCCCACCTCTCGCGCCGAGGCCTTCCTGCGCCGCAGCACGCTTCCGGGCGAGGAGGCCCAGGTGGATTGGGGGCACTTCGGCACGCTGCCCGTGGGTAACACGCGCCGCCCTCTGTGCTGCTTCGTCCTGGTGCTGGGCCACAGCCGCGCCCTCTACGCGCGCTTCTTCCTCGACATGACGCTGGAGAGCTTCCTCAAAGGCCACGTGCTGGCCTTCCAGGCGCTGGGGGGCGTGCCGCGCGCGCTGCTGTACGACAACTTGAAGTCCGTGGTGCTCGAGCGCGCCGGCGACGCCATCCGCTTCCACCCGCGCCTGCTGGAATTGGCCGGCCACTACCACTTCGCCCCCAAGCCCTGTGCCCCCTACCGCGGCAACGAGAAGGGCAAGGTGGAACGCACCATCCGCTACCTGCGCGACTCCTTCTTCGCCGCGCGCACCTTCAGCGGCGTGGATGACCTCAACGCGCAAGCGGCGCGGTGGGCGGCCGAGGTGGCCCACGCGCGCCACTTGCCCGGCGACGTCACCGGGCGCACCGTCGCCACGGCCCTCGAGGAGGAACGCCCGCGGCTGCTGCCCCTGCCCGCACACCCGTTTCCCACGGACGTGGTGCGCCCCGTCGCCTCTGGCAAGACGCCCTACGTGCGCTTTGACTCCAACGACTACTCCATTCCACACACCCTGGTGAAGAAGCCCCTCACCCTGGTGGCCTCCGAGACACGCGTACGCGTGCTGGACGGCTCCGAGGAGGTGGCCTCCCACCCGCGCTCCTTCGAGAAGGGCCGCACTCTGGAGCAGCCCGGCCACCTCGCCGCCCTCGCCGACGCCAAGGCCCGCGCGCACGAGCTGCGCGGCCGAGACTTGCTGCGCGCCTCCTGCCCGCAGGCAGAGGGCTTCCTCGCGGCCCTCGCCCAGCGCGACCTCTCGCTGTCACACCACACTGCTCAATTGCTGAAGTTACTGGAGCTCCACGGCGCACGCGCCCTGGATGAGGCCCTCGCCGAGGCCCTGCGCAAGGGGGCGGTGAGCGCCCCCGCCGTGGCCCACCTCCTGGACCAGCGCGCTCGCCGCCAGCGTCAACCTCCACCACTCAGCGTGGTGCTGCCGGATGACCCGCGCATCGCCGCCTCACGTACCCGCCCCCACTCCCTCGCCGACTACGACCGCCTCCTCGACAAGGACTCCACCGATGACGACTCCGCTCGCTGA
- the istB gene encoding IS21-like element helper ATPase IstB, with amino-acid sequence MTTPLADRLASLGLHATSQGLADLIARATKARWGATELLEHLADEEHKERGRRSLERRLSRSRLGRFKPMADYDWGWPKKIDREAIESALRLDFLERTRNVVIVAPQGLGKTMIAQNIAHQAVLKGHSALFVTASQLLLDLGAQDTSRALDRRLRHYTSRTSLLVIDEMGYLAYDARNADLLFQVVARRYEQRSLVMTTNLAFSDWPTIFPNAACATALIDRVIHHADVLAIEGESYRRREAEEAATTRKAKSKR; translated from the coding sequence ATGACGACTCCGCTCGCTGACCGCCTCGCCTCCCTCGGGCTGCACGCCACCTCCCAGGGCCTCGCCGACCTCATCGCCCGCGCCACGAAGGCCAGGTGGGGCGCCACCGAGCTGCTGGAGCACCTCGCCGACGAGGAGCACAAGGAGCGCGGCCGCAGAAGTCTCGAGCGGCGCCTGTCTCGCAGCCGCCTTGGCCGCTTCAAGCCCATGGCGGACTACGACTGGGGATGGCCCAAGAAGATTGACCGCGAGGCCATCGAGTCCGCCTTGCGCCTGGATTTCCTGGAGCGCACGCGCAACGTCGTCATAGTGGCCCCTCAGGGACTGGGCAAGACGATGATTGCGCAGAACATCGCCCACCAGGCCGTCCTCAAGGGGCACTCCGCTCTCTTCGTCACCGCCTCCCAGTTGCTGCTCGACCTGGGCGCTCAGGACACCAGCCGCGCACTGGACCGCCGCCTGCGCCACTACACCAGCCGCACGAGCCTGCTCGTCATCGACGAGATGGGCTACCTCGCCTACGACGCGCGCAACGCGGACCTCCTCTTTCAAGTCGTGGCGCGCAGGTATGAACAACGCTCGTTGGTGATGACCACGAATCTGGCGTTTTCGGACTGGCCGACCATCTTTCCCAACGCCGCGTGTGCCACCGCTCTGATTGACCGCGTCATCCACCACGCGGACGTCCTCGCTATTGAAGGCGAGAGCTACCGCCGCCGCGAGGCCGAGGAGGCCGCGACGACCAGGAAGGCGAAGTCCAAGCGCTGA